Proteins encoded in a region of the Solanum dulcamara chromosome 9, daSolDulc1.2, whole genome shotgun sequence genome:
- the LOC129904340 gene encoding probable 1-acyl-sn-glycerol-3-phosphate acyltransferase 4: MEFQETPASAKKSKHFPLTPFRIIRGVICLSVLLSTAFVFLIYFVPVAALLLRFFSTLYSRKVVAVLFGLWLGLWPFLFEKVNETNVVFSGDHVPPRERVLLIANHRTEVDWMYVWNLALRKGCLGHIKYLLKKSLMKLPVFGWGFYVLEFIPLERDWVVDEPVIKQALSTFTNPQDPLWLTVFPEGTDYSDEKCKTSQEFASRNGLPVLNNVLLPKTKGFYACLEILRSSLDAVYDVTIAYKNQCPTFLDNAFGVDPSEVHIHVRRIPLEKIPASEKEVSKWLMETFDLKDQLLFDFIANGHFPNEGTEEELSTAKCLANLVIVMAITVMFIFFTFYSSVWGKIYVLFSCIYIASAAYFNFRPYPIFGSVNEKLNKILRMKSH, from the exons ATGGAATTTCAAGAGACCCCTGCTTCTGCTAAGAAATCAAAACATTTTCCTCTGACTCCTTTTAGAATTATAAGGGGTGTGATATGTTTATCGGTTCTTCTTTCAACTGCATTTGTTTTCTTGATCTATTTCGTGCCTGTGGCAGCTTTACTCTTGCGCTTCTTCAGCACGCTTTACAGTAGGAAAGTTGTTGCGGTTCTGTTTGGTCTTTGGCTTGGATTGTGGCCATTCCTATTTGAAAAAGTAAATGAAACCAATGTGGTATTTTCTGGAGATCATGTTCCGCCAAGAGAACGTGTATTGCTGATCGCCAACCACAGAACAGAGGTCGATTGGATGTATGTGTGGAATCTTGCATTGAGGAAAGGATGCTTGGGCCACATCAAGTATCTACTTAAGaaaagtttgatgaaattgccaGTCTTTGGCTGGGGATTCTATGTGTTAGAATTCATTCCACTGGAGAGAGACTGGGTAGTCGATGAACCGGTGATAAAACAAGCGCTTTCGACTTTTACCAATCCTCAGGATCCATTGTGGCTAACTGTTTTCCCTGAAGGAACAGATTACAG TGACGAGAAGTGCAAAACAAGCCAAGAGTTTGCCAGCCGGAATGGATTACCTGTTCTAAATAATGTGCTGCTACCTAAGACAAAAGGCTTTTATGCCTGCTTGGAAATATTAAGGAGCTCTTTGGATGCAG TTTATGATGTAACCATTGCATACAAAAATCAGTGCCCAACATTTTTGGACAATGCATTTGGTGTTGATCCTTCTGAAGTACACATTCATGTTCGACGCATTCCTCTTGAGAAAATCCCAGCATCTGAAAAAGAAGTTTCTAAATGGTTGATGGAGACATTTGACTTGAAAGATCAATTACTATTTGATTTCATTGCTAATGGCCATTTCCCAAATGAAGGAACAGAAGAAGAACTATCAACAGCAAAATGCTTGGCTAATCTAGTAATAGTAATGGCTATTACTGTTATGTTTATATTCTTTACATTTTATTCATCTGTATGGGGAAAAATTTATGTACTTTTCTCTTGTATATACATTGCTTCAGCTGCTTACTTTAATTTTAGACCATATCCCATTTTTGGTTCTGTAAATGAAAAACTGAATAAAATTCTTAGAATGAAAAGTCATTAG